The following are encoded together in the Pleurocapsa sp. FMAR1 genome:
- a CDS encoding DALR anticodon-binding domain-containing protein produces the protein MDNNVSKNTFSHKFFKLRFTKEKTSISIKKLLKQELLQTLDLYQQQTKVQLDLKFISTILERKIVLFQPTHRKLLSKNQGERFFSKSQSTSIAYSCPITFVLAPYFLLPAQIIAENLLRLSVFEQNNFVSESYLELKVEIINSGWINFYLDRALASWLEKSLALLNNSQTSQDYPPIGSENYQLEQTTAELFSIQYVHARCCSLLRLAARERLIALKDESFSHVGWQLEKPQTISWLDEKQNLWFIQEAEYSLLRQLLMVSDAFASKSNDWLKLAFNLAKTVEVFLAECRFLGLVKRETPQKAIARLGLMAMAQYWLQRILLEKLKVAAPTSL, from the coding sequence TTTCACATAAGTTTTTTAAACTTCGATTTACCAAGGAAAAAACATCTATTTCGATCAAAAAGTTATTAAAACAAGAATTACTGCAAACCCTCGATCTATATCAGCAACAAACAAAAGTACAGCTCGATCTTAAATTTATTTCTACCATCCTTGAGCGCAAAATTGTTCTTTTCCAACCTACTCATAGGAAATTATTATCAAAAAACCAGGGGGAGCGGTTTTTCTCCAAATCACAATCAACGTCAATTGCCTATAGCTGTCCTATTACTTTTGTCTTAGCTCCCTACTTTTTACTTCCTGCACAAATAATTGCCGAAAATTTGCTACGTTTATCAGTTTTTGAGCAAAATAATTTTGTGTCCGAATCCTATTTAGAGTTAAAAGTCGAAATAATTAACTCTGGTTGGATCAATTTTTATTTAGATCGAGCTTTGGCAAGCTGGCTAGAGAAATCATTGGCTTTGTTGAATAATAGCCAGACTAGTCAAGATTATCCCCCAATTGGTTCGGAAAATTATCAGTTAGAGCAAACTACGGCAGAATTGTTTTCTATACAATATGTTCATGCTCGTTGTTGCTCTCTATTACGTTTAGCAGCTAGAGAAAGATTAATCGCTCTTAAAGACGAAAGTTTTAGTCATGTAGGTTGGCAGTTGGAAAAACCCCAAACTATATCTTGGTTAGATGAAAAGCAAAACTTATGGTTCATCCAAGAAGCAGAATATAGCCTGTTGCGTCAGTTGCTCATGGTGAGCGATGCTTTTGCCTCAAAATCAAACGATTGGCTTAAATTAGCTTTTAATTTGGCTAAAACAGTCGAAGTTTTTTTGGCAGAATGTCGTTTTTTGGGATTGGTAAAGCGCGAAACTCCTCAAAAAGCGATCGCTCGTCTGGGATTAATGGCGATGGCGCAGTATTGGCTGCAAAGAATATTACTCGAAAAATTAAAGGTTGCTGCACCTACTAGTTTGTAA